The window AAATTCAACTTTTCTCCATCATCACATATGAAAAAGAATTTTATACACTCATATGAATCCAAATTATTAAAATCAACCATTTTATACATAAAACTAGACTCATCATTAAAGTTACTCAACCACTCATTTTCTTTTTCTACAAGCCAATGATCTTCTTGATAAACATTTACATGAACATCATCATCAAACTTCATTCCTAATATAGACTTACATATTTCAGGATCTATGTTATGACACAACAATCTTTCATTTTTAAAGTTGTGTACCCTTGAACCATTAGAAGTTATTAGTACCGTATCTAAATTAAGCTGTTCCTTTATATGGGATGCATCCTTATGATGTCTTCCTGTAGCTATAAAAAATTTAATTCCTTTCTTTATAACCTTCTCAATTACACTCTTAGTATATTCACTGACTCTATGATTACTATTAAGGAGTGTTCCATCCAAATCTGAAATTATTGCTTTATATCTCACCTTCAAATCCTCCTTCAAATATTAATTTAATTTAAATTATATCATTAAGATTACAATAAAAACAATAAAATTAATCATATATGTCAATTTTATACTTTTATGATCTTTAATATTTTTAGTGCTTATATAGCCACTTAATATATAAGCACTTAATATAGACGCTATTCTCAAAATATCATCATTTAAACTTACATACTTTTCAAATATACTAACATCAAGATAATAAATAGAATATATGCTCAAATACAAGGTGACCGCAAGTCCCGGTATCATTTTATTTAGATAATTAATATTTTTTGCTGCATTGTTTTTTTTGCTACTTCTCTTTTTTGTCTTCTTAAACATTTATACAACCTCATCTTTTATATTCTTATATATATATTACCATATTTGTCAAAAACAAAAAAACAAAAGAGTTGTTACTTTATCTTACCTATCAATTTCATTTTTTGCTTTCTTGTCATTTGCTTTATCTTATATTCTCTTTTTAAAGCTTCACCTTTTAAATCATATTCTTCATAATAAAGTAATTTTACAGGAAGCCTACACCTTGTATACTTAGCTCCTTTTCCTTTATTATGTGTATCAATTCTTTTATCTAAATTATTAGTATACCCAGTATAAAAAGTTCCATCACTACACTCTATTATATAAACATAATTAAATTTTTTTGTCTCCTTATTTGATATCATAAAATATCCCCCAAACTAAATTTTCAAATTAACTACAATTATATAGTATACACTAAAACAATACTAATACTTTACAGTACATACAATTGAGTATTATAATTTCCTAGTAAGTAAACTTATAATTATGTACAATTTGAATATGAATATAACTTCCTACTCATTATAAAAAATTCGTATTATAGTATCGAATATACTCATATTAGGGTATAATAGATTCATAAAACAAAAAAGGAGATACAAAATGCAAAATAAATTTAAACAGTATAATTTACATGAATTCATAGTAGAGAATCTTACTAAATCTGATATTGTAGAACCAACTAAGGTACAAAATGACACAATACCTTTAATATTAGAAGGAAAAGACGTAATAGGAAAAGCCAGAACAGGTACAGGTAAAACTTTATCTTATTTAATACCTATGGTACAAAAAATCGATTCAAGCAAAAATGATTTACAAATGCTAGTATTAGCACCTAGCAAAGAATTAAGTATTCAAATACAGCAAGAAGCCCAAAGAATAACTCAAAATTCAGATATAAAAACTTTCTGCATAGTAGAAGGTATGAAAATTGAAAAACAAATAGAGAAATTAAAACAAAAACCTCACTTAATTGTAGCAACTCCAGGAAGACTTCTTCACCTTATAAGTCTTAAAAAAATAAAAATGCATAATATAAATACAATAGCTTTAGATGAGGTTGATCAAATATTAGAAAAAGGCTTTATATCAAAGGTTCAAGGTATAATAAAGACAACTTTAAGAGATAGACAACTACTAAGCTTCTCTGCAACTATATCACAAGAATCTAGTGATATATTGAACAATATTATGA is drawn from Tepidibacter hydrothermalis and contains these coding sequences:
- a CDS encoding DEAD/DEAH box helicase; amino-acid sequence: MQNKFKQYNLHEFIVENLTKSDIVEPTKVQNDTIPLILEGKDVIGKARTGTGKTLSYLIPMVQKIDSSKNDLQMLVLAPSKELSIQIQQEAQRITQNSDIKTFCIVEGMKIEKQIEKLKQKPHLIVATPGRLLHLISLKKIKMHNINTIALDEVDQILEKGFISKVQGIIKTTLRDRQLLSFSATISQESSDILNNIMKKPEFINLDHIKPIPTKIKHQYMISTARRKTDTLVEILKTIKPSKSLVFINKNENVDRFVKDIHRQGFSVGGIQTRTKNQDRQHLLSSFQKGKLKILVTTDLFTRGMDFQDVTHIFNMDLPLDKVDYLHRAGRTGRMNKDGVVINIVRDREKFIMYKMMKQLNISQEAITIADNKIVLVDNIIKRKKRKY
- a CDS encoding GIY-YIG nuclease family protein translates to MISNKETKKFNYVYIIECSDGTFYTGYTNNLDKRIDTHNKGKGAKYTRCRLPVKLLYYEEYDLKGEALKREYKIKQMTRKQKMKLIGKIK
- a CDS encoding Cof-type HAD-IIB family hydrolase; this encodes MRYKAIISDLDGTLLNSNHRVSEYTKSVIEKVIKKGIKFFIATGRHHKDASHIKEQLNLDTVLITSNGSRVHNFKNERLLCHNIDPEICKSILGMKFDDDVHVNVYQEDHWLVEKENEWLSNFNDESSFMYKMVDFNNLDSYECIKFFFICDDGEKLNLVKEEIESKFSDYVHVTFSLPVCLEVMAKGVSKGAALEEILKDYSISSNEVIAFGDGFNDFEMLSSVGKGLVMGNADENLKNALPDNEIIKTNNEDGVAKYIEGLFL